A stretch of Planctomicrobium piriforme DNA encodes these proteins:
- a CDS encoding outer membrane protein assembly factor BamB family protein, with product MRFGLLVVCGCISSVAVGAEWVGFRGPVPEQVTAESLPAVWTPSEHVRWRTELIGVGQSSPVVWNDQVYVTTVEGPNKENCHVTAYRLNTGERLWQGSLENASPTESTVYVSKAAPTAVVDAGGVVVLFEGGNLIALSHSGERRWERNLVKEYGSVESRHGLSSSLLESGDNVIVWIERQADPYILAINKKTGENVWKTPGLGATAWSSPITLTVGGQKQLVFSATGFVRGVEPATGEILWTLEGISGNATPSPCVVGDGLLLVGASDGRGESGGGKAADSNGLIRVTKNSEGKFTAEFVWRAKRATCSFGSPLVHDGFAYFVNRTGVLFCLDVATGEEIYAERTPESCWATPLGVGDRIYLVGQKGTTTVIKAGRQFEVLSKNRLWEAEPKAETPPAGAPGQGGPPGFGEGKIQYAVAALPGCLLIRTGDELFCVGE from the coding sequence ATGCGGTTTGGCTTGCTGGTGGTTTGCGGATGCATTTCGAGTGTTGCCGTTGGGGCGGAATGGGTTGGGTTTCGGGGGCCAGTGCCGGAACAGGTGACTGCGGAATCTCTCCCGGCTGTCTGGACTCCGTCTGAGCATGTCCGCTGGCGCACTGAGCTGATTGGCGTTGGGCAGTCGAGCCCCGTCGTCTGGAACGATCAGGTGTACGTCACCACCGTCGAAGGCCCGAACAAGGAAAACTGTCACGTCACCGCTTATCGGTTGAACACGGGTGAAAGGCTCTGGCAGGGCTCGCTTGAGAACGCCTCCCCGACTGAAAGTACCGTCTACGTCAGCAAGGCCGCGCCGACGGCGGTCGTCGATGCCGGCGGAGTGGTCGTGCTGTTTGAAGGGGGCAATCTGATTGCCCTTTCACATTCCGGAGAACGACGCTGGGAACGCAATCTCGTGAAGGAATATGGTTCGGTCGAATCGCGGCACGGACTCAGTTCGTCGCTGCTGGAGTCAGGCGACAACGTCATTGTCTGGATCGAACGTCAGGCCGACCCCTATATCCTCGCGATCAATAAGAAGACAGGCGAGAACGTCTGGAAAACGCCGGGCCTCGGCGCCACGGCGTGGAGTTCACCCATCACGCTGACGGTCGGCGGCCAGAAGCAACTGGTCTTTTCCGCAACCGGCTTCGTCCGAGGAGTGGAACCGGCAACCGGCGAAATCCTCTGGACTCTCGAAGGCATCTCAGGCAATGCCACGCCGTCTCCGTGCGTTGTGGGGGACGGCTTGCTGCTGGTGGGCGCATCGGACGGTCGGGGCGAGAGCGGCGGCGGGAAAGCAGCCGACTCCAACGGCCTGATTCGGGTTACCAAAAACAGCGAAGGCAAGTTCACCGCCGAATTTGTCTGGCGCGCGAAACGGGCCACCTGTTCGTTCGGTTCCCCCTTAGTTCACGACGGCTTCGCTTACTTTGTGAATCGAACCGGAGTGCTGTTCTGCCTCGATGTTGCCACTGGCGAAGAGATCTACGCGGAGCGCACGCCTGAGAGCTGCTGGGCCACTCCGCTGGGAGTCGGCGATCGGATCTATCTGGTCGGTCAGAAGGGGACGACGACCGTCATCAAAGCCGGACGCCAGTTCGAAGTTCTGTCGAAGAATCGGCTCTGGGAAGCCGAGCCAAAAGCGGAAACGCCCCCCGCCGGCGCCCCGGGCCAGGGCGGTCCCCCAGGCTTCGGCGAAGGCAAAATCCAATACGCCGTTGCCGCCCTCCCCGGCTGCCTGTTGATTCGCACGGGTGATGAGCTGTTTTGCGTAGGGGAGTGA
- a CDS encoding bile acid:sodium symporter family protein, translating to MANFLRRRWFLIAILLVIPLGLKVGFRARPDTVSHFPKELVQIASGFMTALILFLMSVTLENRKLRESLRAPGPVLWGSVVNFLVIPLLALAMLPFQRQSDLAIGLMVAASVPSTLAAASVWTRKAGGNDAISLLITVLTNGACFVITPMWMQLGLGDKIQLNTGELVVQLFATALLPILVGQSFRAWPWFRQFADRSKQGFGALAQVCILLIVFWASVQSGVRLNASQAGGGGFAGGPALIVWASCILLHLLGLLIAIAGGRAFRFPREDIVGSAFAASQKTLPIGLFVAASVAGSDAPFTMVPILMFHASQLVLDTLIADPLQKWVTVGAEASAQGDSTTESTENTEV from the coding sequence ATGGCAAACTTTCTCCGTCGCCGCTGGTTCCTGATTGCCATCCTGCTGGTGATTCCGCTGGGACTCAAGGTCGGCTTTCGTGCCCGGCCTGACACGGTCTCGCACTTCCCCAAGGAACTCGTGCAGATTGCCAGCGGGTTCATGACCGCGCTGATTCTGTTTCTGATGTCAGTGACGCTCGAAAACCGCAAGCTCCGCGAGTCGCTCCGCGCGCCGGGGCCTGTGCTCTGGGGCTCGGTGGTGAACTTTCTGGTGATCCCCCTGCTGGCTCTGGCGATGCTCCCTTTTCAGCGCCAGTCGGACCTTGCCATTGGGTTGATGGTCGCGGCCAGTGTCCCCAGCACGCTCGCCGCGGCTTCGGTGTGGACAAGAAAAGCGGGCGGCAATGACGCCATTTCCCTGCTGATCACCGTGCTCACGAACGGCGCCTGTTTTGTCATTACTCCCATGTGGATGCAGCTTGGGCTGGGGGACAAAATTCAGCTCAACACCGGCGAACTTGTCGTGCAGTTGTTCGCGACGGCACTGTTGCCGATTCTCGTGGGTCAGTCCTTTCGAGCCTGGCCGTGGTTTCGACAGTTTGCCGACCGCTCGAAGCAGGGCTTCGGAGCGCTGGCGCAGGTGTGCATTCTGCTGATCGTCTTCTGGGCATCGGTGCAGAGCGGCGTTCGTTTGAATGCCAGTCAGGCTGGCGGGGGCGGCTTCGCAGGGGGCCCGGCGCTCATCGTCTGGGCGAGCTGCATTCTGCTCCATCTGTTGGGGCTGCTGATTGCGATTGCCGGCGGCCGCGCGTTTCGCTTTCCCCGTGAAGACATCGTCGGCAGTGCTTTCGCCGCCAGCCAGAAGACGTTGCCGATCGGCCTGTTCGTCGCCGCGAGCGTGGCCGGCAGCGACGCTCCGTTCACGATGGTGCCGATCCTGATGTTCCATGCTTCGCAACTGGTGCTGGACACGCTCATCGCCGACCCCCTGCAGAAATGGGTGACGGTGGGTGCGGAAGCTTCCGCTCAAGGGGACTCAACCACGGAAAGCACTGAAAACACGGAGGTCTAG
- a CDS encoding sigma-70 family RNA polymerase sigma factor: MQKTIRRRTSTVQNPLETYLREINETALLTAEDEKELSNRISAGDLAARDRMVRANLRLVVNIARGYSSKGLPLQDLIEEGNLGLLRAVEGFDPDMNTRFSTYASYWIKQSIKRALINSAKTIRVPAYMVELLSKWRRANAKLSDELGRTPTADEIARELELPSKKLKIVKKAIQLYNTTPQVDDSDNNVSLGDLIPDERMLGPEDDLINTDNLVHVERMLKGMDEREATILKMRFGLDDAEPRTLKEIGEALGLTRERVRQIESEALRKLNKGLLGE, from the coding sequence ATGCAAAAGACCATCCGCCGCCGCACTTCGACAGTTCAGAACCCCCTCGAAACCTATCTGCGTGAGATCAATGAAACCGCGCTCCTGACCGCCGAAGACGAAAAAGAACTTTCAAACCGCATCTCGGCCGGCGACCTCGCCGCTCGCGACCGCATGGTCCGCGCCAACCTGCGGCTGGTGGTGAACATCGCCCGCGGCTATTCCAGCAAGGGCTTGCCGCTGCAAGACCTGATCGAGGAAGGCAACCTCGGCCTGCTGCGGGCCGTCGAAGGGTTCGATCCGGACATGAACACCCGGTTCAGCACCTACGCCAGCTACTGGATCAAACAGTCGATCAAGCGGGCGCTCATCAATTCCGCCAAGACGATTCGCGTTCCCGCCTACATGGTGGAACTGCTCTCGAAGTGGCGTCGGGCGAATGCCAAGCTCTCCGATGAATTGGGCCGCACTCCGACCGCCGACGAAATCGCCCGCGAACTCGAACTGCCGTCAAAGAAACTCAAGATCGTCAAGAAGGCGATTCAGCTCTACAACACCACCCCGCAAGTCGACGACAGCGATAACAACGTCTCGCTGGGCGATCTGATCCCCGACGAGCGGATGCTGGGCCCGGAAGACGACCTCATCAACACCGACAACCTCGTGCATGTCGAGCGGATGCTGAAGGGGATGGACGAACGCGAAGCCACGATCCTGAAAATGCGGTTCGGCCTCGACGATGCAGAACCCCGGACGCTGAAAGAAATCGGCGAAGCCCTCGGCCTGACCCGTGAACGCGTGCGTCAGATCGAATCCGAAGCCCTGCGGAAACTGAACAAGGGACTGCTGGGCGAGTGA
- a CDS encoding DUF1559 domain-containing protein produces MQASFRRRPAAPARSGFTLIELLVVIAIIAILIALLLPAVQQAREAARRSQCKNNLKQVGLATHMFHDTFSKFPAAMKDISDEEVNRVMALPANSGLALADIPEASFTKSYNTAFISILPYLEQDAVAKRWDAKLSTSSTVDTDGDGFTNAILQKMMIPSFTCPTMTGPSGPLISGGQERAPSSYQICVGSVAVSDLVYGSPEPKCDGALTLVKVKSTTSPNKTQTRMRDITDGTSNTFLYGESDFIPSGVPSTRYGSVWAYGYFYAWGTTESKFNDHNLATADISYGRFRSEHTGGGHFSLADGSVQFYSGSIDMGVYKALSTRAGAETISQ; encoded by the coding sequence ATGCAAGCGTCCTTTCGGCGCCGCCCCGCTGCTCCCGCCCGATCTGGCTTCACGTTGATCGAACTGCTGGTCGTGATTGCGATCATCGCGATCCTCATTGCCCTGCTCCTCCCGGCTGTGCAACAGGCTCGCGAGGCCGCCCGTCGCAGCCAGTGCAAGAACAACCTCAAGCAGGTGGGGCTCGCCACGCACATGTTTCACGACACGTTCAGCAAGTTTCCTGCTGCGATGAAAGACATCAGCGACGAGGAAGTGAACCGAGTCATGGCGCTGCCGGCCAACTCGGGACTGGCCCTGGCCGATATCCCCGAAGCCAGCTTCACCAAGTCTTACAACACGGCCTTCATTTCGATTCTGCCGTACCTCGAGCAGGATGCCGTGGCGAAGCGGTGGGATGCCAAGCTCTCCACCAGCAGCACGGTCGACACCGACGGCGACGGCTTCACCAACGCCATCCTGCAAAAGATGATGATTCCCAGCTTTACCTGCCCGACGATGACTGGCCCCTCTGGCCCGCTGATTTCGGGCGGCCAGGAGCGCGCTCCCAGCAGCTACCAGATCTGCGTCGGCTCGGTCGCCGTGTCCGACCTCGTCTACGGCTCTCCCGAGCCGAAGTGCGACGGAGCATTGACCCTTGTGAAGGTGAAGAGCACCACCAGCCCGAACAAGACTCAAACCAGGATGCGCGACATCACCGACGGCACCTCGAATACGTTCCTGTACGGGGAGTCCGACTTCATCCCCAGCGGCGTCCCTTCAACGCGCTACGGCAGCGTCTGGGCCTATGGTTACTTCTACGCCTGGGGGACGACCGAGAGCAAATTCAACGATCATAACCTGGCGACCGCTGACATCAGCTACGGTCGTTTTCGCAGCGAACACACCGGCGGCGGACACTTCTCCCTCGCAGATGGTTCCGTGCAGTTCTACAGCGGCAGCATCGACATGGGCGTGTACAAAGCTCTGTCGACCCGTGCCGGTGCTGAAACCATTTCTCAATAG
- a CDS encoding DUF3386 family protein, whose translation MLSFRFLRMLLVLTAINVSAAVLQAEERKPEQSAAALMQAEHAGRCVWKNFPGLSATLTISTDVARAQTTMQVTRDGVVQVQVPDGEEFKWVERALDSLVGHRLSDSEPVTNVEFADQQVDHPRGRLIRSVDPKEKSLWRVQGDTLTEVHRIGDQTRFIISVADVARNAEHKHLPQNFVVTTWENSSGQIKTVRQVHNEWTRVREFDLPARHTAITNRSDGTSVAHQIEFSDYKLFETTARAD comes from the coding sequence ATGCTAAGTTTTCGCTTTCTACGAATGCTCCTGGTTCTCACGGCGATCAACGTGAGTGCTGCGGTCCTTCAAGCGGAAGAGCGGAAACCTGAGCAGAGTGCTGCGGCGCTCATGCAGGCGGAACATGCCGGACGCTGCGTCTGGAAGAATTTTCCAGGCTTGAGCGCCACGCTCACGATCTCGACCGATGTCGCCCGAGCACAAACGACCATGCAGGTCACCCGTGACGGCGTGGTGCAGGTGCAGGTTCCCGATGGAGAAGAGTTCAAATGGGTCGAACGAGCCCTGGATTCCCTCGTCGGCCATCGATTGTCGGATTCAGAACCGGTGACGAATGTGGAGTTCGCGGACCAGCAGGTGGATCACCCTCGCGGCCGGCTGATTCGCTCGGTCGATCCCAAGGAAAAGAGCCTGTGGCGCGTGCAAGGGGATACGCTGACCGAAGTCCACCGCATTGGTGACCAGACGCGATTCATCATCAGCGTCGCGGACGTTGCGCGAAACGCCGAACACAAACACTTGCCGCAGAACTTTGTCGTGACCACCTGGGAAAATTCCTCAGGCCAGATCAAGACGGTGCGTCAGGTGCATAACGAGTGGACCCGCGTGCGGGAGTTCGACCTTCCGGCCCGGCACACGGCAATCACCAATCGCTCGGACGGAACTTCCGTGGCGCACCAGATTGAATTCTCGGATTACAAGCTTTTTGAAACCACGGCTCGCGCGGATTAA
- a CDS encoding RNA polymerase sigma factor, protein MIDETELLNLVERARLGDRDAFGMLAREYETAVFAIVLRRLRNRAEALEVTQEVFLRAMRKLPQLREPERFAGWLKRIAVRMSINRAVRRPRETYHPPETFTAVAQLSTPIEGAMRTEQAQQVRVGLKQLRALDRDTLLAFYFEGQSLKEMSDRFSSPVGTIKRRLHTARHRLKEALGDLQPA, encoded by the coding sequence ATGATCGATGAAACGGAATTGTTGAATCTGGTGGAGCGGGCACGGCTCGGCGACCGGGACGCATTCGGAATGCTGGCCCGGGAGTACGAAACCGCCGTCTTCGCCATTGTGTTGCGACGGCTGCGGAATCGCGCCGAAGCCCTCGAAGTGACGCAGGAAGTGTTTCTGCGGGCGATGCGCAAGCTGCCTCAGTTGCGGGAACCGGAACGGTTCGCGGGCTGGTTGAAGCGGATCGCCGTGCGGATGTCGATCAACCGGGCCGTCCGTCGGCCGCGGGAGACGTACCATCCGCCGGAAACCTTCACCGCGGTGGCGCAGTTGTCGACGCCCATCGAAGGGGCGATGCGAACGGAGCAGGCGCAGCAGGTGCGCGTCGGCTTGAAGCAACTGCGGGCGCTCGATCGCGATACGCTGCTGGCCTTCTACTTTGAAGGTCAGTCGCTGAAGGAAATGAGCGACCGGTTCAGCAGCCCGGTGGGGACGATCAAGCGTCGTCTGCACACGGCTCGGCATCGGTTGAAGGAAGCGCTGGGCGACCTGCAGCCTGCGTAA
- a CDS encoding outer membrane protein assembly factor BamB family protein, whose product MHSMRICALHLLLITAPIHAGDWPFLSGPTFNAHADSEVLDDEWSAEGPGVLWSRPLGQGYSSFAVIGDRCVTQYQSALGQFVLCLDAGTGKLLWETRYDAPFEALGIYPGPRSTPTIAGDRVYAVSPDGLLLCLALQSGPVRWSVNVNEKFQGKGTEFGYSASPLVIEGLVVLPVGGPGASVVALSAEDGRLMWTNGDDSASYCPVMPITFEGQALLVSYLENALTIHDLTGKLLLRHVLTSGYDEHAALPVYQEPMLILSAPFKAGATAYQISRQTPEQGTQTLQLKEVWHSPQFSNDVMTSVIVDGMLVGFDLKDPQSKAHRPSRGTFRGLDLQTGEVLWSNPDIGQANAVCVNNRLLLFNDRGEVLLADVDRSGCSIRSQAEVFPKEVCWTRPVLSNGRLFVRSHEQAVCLSVGTGPAKRVNRTVKLEDIRSRPAFSLGWLLNGEREHPFMIPDGKELGRWYLAGLGCVLLPLLLVFPFVLRGAVVSERMTYGTLAAIGIVGVIGTPILNAINAEFFFTWPATLFAALQAAVAASDKASQVRGDRRIRLWARLCGIGFLCLSLAYYWVLKTLSEPMEWVFLFGILPAAPIAVATARLWRRTGAVGWMTLLVLGYSVLFWSAAGYELLRHGWR is encoded by the coding sequence ATGCATTCAATGCGAATTTGCGCACTGCACTTGCTGCTGATCACCGCGCCGATTCACGCGGGTGACTGGCCGTTTCTCAGCGGGCCGACGTTTAATGCCCATGCCGACTCGGAAGTTCTCGACGACGAATGGAGCGCTGAGGGGCCGGGTGTGCTCTGGTCTCGCCCGTTAGGGCAGGGGTATTCGTCTTTCGCCGTCATCGGTGACCGTTGTGTCACGCAGTACCAGTCGGCGCTCGGGCAGTTCGTACTCTGCCTGGATGCTGGCACTGGCAAGTTGCTGTGGGAAACCCGATACGACGCCCCGTTTGAAGCACTCGGCATTTATCCAGGCCCACGGTCGACTCCCACGATCGCTGGCGACCGTGTCTACGCCGTCTCGCCGGATGGGTTGTTGCTGTGCCTGGCGCTGCAATCAGGCCCAGTGCGCTGGTCGGTGAATGTGAATGAAAAGTTTCAGGGAAAGGGGACGGAGTTTGGTTATTCGGCATCGCCGCTGGTGATCGAAGGACTGGTTGTTCTCCCGGTGGGCGGGCCTGGCGCTTCGGTCGTCGCTTTGTCGGCGGAGGATGGCCGGCTGATGTGGACGAACGGAGATGATTCGGCCAGCTACTGCCCGGTGATGCCCATCACATTCGAAGGGCAGGCGCTGCTCGTCAGCTATCTCGAAAATGCACTGACGATTCATGACCTCACAGGCAAGCTGCTCCTGCGGCATGTGCTGACGAGCGGTTACGACGAGCATGCTGCGCTGCCGGTCTACCAGGAACCGATGCTGATTTTGTCAGCCCCATTTAAAGCAGGAGCTACGGCCTATCAGATTTCTCGACAGACTCCCGAACAAGGAACGCAAACTCTCCAGCTCAAAGAAGTGTGGCACAGTCCGCAGTTCTCAAATGACGTGATGACCAGCGTGATCGTCGATGGCATGCTGGTCGGGTTCGATCTGAAAGATCCGCAGTCGAAGGCGCATCGTCCTTCGCGAGGGACATTTCGCGGACTCGATCTGCAGACGGGCGAGGTCTTATGGTCGAACCCGGACATCGGCCAGGCGAATGCGGTCTGCGTCAACAATCGGCTGCTGCTGTTCAATGACCGAGGAGAGGTCTTGCTGGCCGACGTCGATCGCTCCGGGTGTTCGATTCGCTCGCAGGCTGAAGTCTTTCCAAAGGAGGTCTGCTGGACGAGGCCAGTGCTTTCGAATGGGCGGCTGTTCGTCCGATCTCACGAACAAGCGGTCTGCCTGTCGGTCGGAACCGGGCCTGCGAAGCGAGTGAACAGGACAGTGAAACTCGAAGACATTCGCAGCCGACCCGCGTTCTCGCTGGGGTGGCTGCTGAATGGGGAGCGCGAACACCCGTTCATGATTCCGGACGGAAAAGAACTCGGCCGCTGGTATCTCGCAGGTCTCGGCTGCGTTCTGCTTCCCCTATTGCTGGTCTTTCCGTTCGTCTTACGGGGCGCCGTTGTTTCCGAACGGATGACCTATGGAACGTTGGCCGCGATCGGAATCGTGGGAGTGATCGGCACACCAATCCTCAATGCCATTAACGCGGAGTTTTTCTTTACCTGGCCTGCGACGCTGTTTGCCGCACTGCAAGCCGCCGTGGCAGCGAGCGACAAGGCATCCCAGGTTCGCGGCGATCGGCGGATTCGACTTTGGGCACGACTCTGCGGAATCGGTTTTCTGTGCCTGTCACTGGCGTATTACTGGGTATTGAAAACACTCAGCGAACCGATGGAATGGGTCTTCTTGTTTGGCATCCTGCCGGCAGCGCCAATTGCGGTTGCAACTGCCCGACTTTGGCGACGAACCGGGGCCGTAGGCTGGATGACCTTGCTGGTTCTCGGCTACAGCGTCTTGTTCTGGAGCGCAGCAGGGTACGAGTTGCTGCGCCACGGCTGGCGCTGA
- a CDS encoding DUF4198 domain-containing protein — protein sequence MASSAQAHFLWLVTEPAGETRKVKVFFSEEAAPDDPELLSKVADSKVWVVGGRRGEPTEIPLKIEVDALVGEIPAQQKDGTVILKKNYGVMTKGADPYLLQYFAKSYSTALPGNWDAVGKKEQLPFEIVPEVTGNELVLKVLWEGKPLAGSQVTVEGPGLPEKLQGDTAEDGLFKAKLTSAGLYSIRARRIDETAGELDGKAYKSTKSYTTLSLNYMPAQVTSAEHQFPALTKGTTSFGAAVVGDDLYVYGGNYGGGHEYSEAEQSGDFVRLNLKNGKAWEALPGGPKLTGLAMVSHDGKLYRVGGFKVSDVAEGKAQLNSQDSVARFDPAKGTWEELPALPEPRSSHDIAVLGNDLYVVGGWGMKAAEGSNDHGWHKTAYRLDLTSPKPEWKALPSVPFERRALSLAPYQGKLYVIGGMQSKGGTTTKVDIFDPATGAWSSGPALLGNSMDGFGTAAFNVDGRLIVTTMSGSIQGLSTDGSHWEYLGQLQHPRFFHETPAWNHGLVVVGGASMMDGKAEALEFLPVGNSAGSDQKAALLK from the coding sequence ATGGCTTCATCGGCGCAGGCTCATTTTTTGTGGCTGGTCACCGAACCGGCTGGTGAAACCCGCAAAGTGAAAGTCTTCTTCAGTGAAGAAGCAGCCCCAGACGATCCGGAACTGCTGTCGAAGGTGGCCGATTCGAAGGTCTGGGTTGTGGGCGGTCGTCGCGGCGAGCCGACCGAGATCCCGCTGAAGATCGAAGTTGATGCTCTCGTCGGCGAAATTCCGGCGCAGCAAAAAGACGGCACGGTCATCCTGAAGAAGAATTACGGCGTCATGACCAAAGGGGCCGACCCTTACCTGCTGCAGTACTTCGCCAAAAGTTATTCCACGGCCCTGCCCGGCAACTGGGATGCTGTCGGCAAGAAGGAGCAGCTTCCGTTTGAAATCGTGCCTGAAGTCACCGGCAATGAACTGGTGCTGAAGGTGCTGTGGGAAGGCAAGCCGCTGGCCGGCAGCCAGGTGACGGTGGAAGGTCCGGGTCTTCCAGAAAAGCTGCAGGGCGATACTGCTGAAGACGGCCTGTTCAAAGCCAAACTGACCAGCGCCGGGTTGTATTCCATTCGTGCCCGCCGGATTGATGAAACCGCAGGCGAACTGGACGGCAAGGCCTATAAGTCGACCAAGAGCTATACCACGCTCTCTTTGAACTACATGCCGGCTCAGGTGACCTCGGCTGAGCATCAGTTCCCGGCCCTGACCAAGGGAACGACCAGCTTCGGCGCGGCAGTCGTGGGTGATGACCTGTACGTCTACGGCGGCAACTACGGCGGCGGACATGAGTATTCCGAAGCAGAGCAGTCAGGCGACTTCGTGCGTCTGAATCTGAAGAACGGCAAAGCCTGGGAAGCCCTGCCTGGCGGCCCGAAGCTGACCGGCCTGGCGATGGTGTCTCATGACGGCAAGCTCTATCGCGTCGGCGGCTTCAAAGTCTCCGATGTCGCCGAAGGCAAAGCTCAACTGAACTCTCAGGATAGCGTGGCCCGTTTCGATCCGGCCAAGGGAACCTGGGAAGAACTCCCGGCACTGCCTGAGCCTCGTTCTTCGCACGACATTGCCGTGTTGGGCAACGATCTGTATGTGGTCGGGGGTTGGGGCATGAAAGCCGCCGAAGGCAGCAACGATCACGGCTGGCACAAGACGGCTTATCGTCTCGATCTGACCAGTCCCAAGCCGGAGTGGAAGGCATTGCCCTCCGTTCCGTTTGAACGTCGCGCTCTGTCCCTCGCTCCTTACCAGGGGAAGCTGTATGTCATCGGCGGAATGCAGTCCAAAGGGGGCACGACGACCAAGGTCGACATTTTTGATCCGGCCACCGGCGCGTGGTCGAGCGGTCCGGCGTTGCTTGGGAACTCGATGGACGGCTTTGGAACCGCTGCCTTCAACGTCGATGGCCGGCTGATTGTTACCACGATGTCAGGTTCCATTCAGGGGTTGTCGACTGACGGCTCGCATTGGGAATACCTGGGCCAGCTCCAGCATCCGCGTTTCTTCCACGAAACGCCGGCCTGGAATCATGGTCTAGTTGTCGTTGGCGGCGCCAGCATGATGGACGGCAAAGCCGAAGCCCTTGAGTTTCTGCCCGTCGGCAACTCTGCCGGCAGCGATCAGAAAGCGGCTCTGCTAAAATAA